The genomic region TCGAACCGCCGCCGGAGCGCATGATCAGGAAGCGTCCGTCGAAGCCGCGCTCGGCCAGCCCGGCCTCAAGCTCGTCCACGTACCGCTCGAAGATCGGCCGGATGTACGCCTCAAGCACTGTGGTGCTGGTCCGCTCGTACTCGCGGTACTCGCGCACGATGTCCGTCGACAGCGACAGGCTGACGTCGGGGAACTCCTCGTGGATGAGGCGCGCGGCCTCCCGCTCGTGGCTCGGGTCGAGGAACGAGTGCAGGAAGCAGATGGCGATCGAGGTGACCTGCTGGTCCACAACGAGTGTGCGGGCGGCTGCCCGGACGCTCTCCGGGTCCAGCTCCTCCACGACCCGTCCCCGATAGTCGAGTCGGCCCCGTACGCCCGCTGTGAAGCGGCGCTGCACGAGGCTCTCCGGCCGCTGGTACTGGAAGTCGTACATGTGGTCGGAGGGCACGTTGCCGCGACCGATCAGGAAGATGTCCCGGAAACCCTCGTTGGTGATGATTCCGGTACGTCCACCCCGGCGCTCCAGCACCGCGTTGAGCCCGAGGGTGGTGCCGTGGATGAACAGCTCCACCTCGGACAGGTCGGTGCCGAGCGCGGTGATCGCGGCGAGCACGCCGTCCGCGGGTCGGGCCGGTGTCGTCGCCGCCTTGCGGAAGCGGACCCGGTTGGTGCGCGTGTCGAGTTCCATGGCGTCCACGAAGGTGCCGCCAATGTCGACGGCGAGCCGGATGGGGCGACGGGTCATGGTGTGACAGCCTGCCTTCCGATGAGGGCGGGGAGCTCGGGAACGCGCCAGCAGGCGGCCCGGCTCTCGCCGTACGACTGAAGCTCCTGCCGCTCCGCCCGGCACCGGTCGGTGACGAACGGACACCGGGCGGCCAACGGGCACCCGGTCGCGGCGTCGGCTTCTTCGAGGTCCTTGACCAGTTCAACGGACTCGCCGTCGGATCCGGCCGTCCCGCCGAGACGGGGTGCGCTGCCGAGCAGCGCCCGGGTGTAGGGGTGCCGGGGGTTGTCGAAGACGACGTCCACCGGCCCCTCCTCGACGATCTGGCCGAGGTAGAGCACCACGACGCGGTCGGCGAAGCCCCGAACGGTCGCCAGGTCGTGGGAGATGAACACCGAGGCGCGGTCCGCGTCGGCGGCCACGTCGGCGATCACCGCGAGAATCTGCGCCTGCACAGTGACGTCCAGGGCCGAGGTCGGCTCGTCGAAGACGATCAGATTCGGCTCGCCGACCAGGGCGCGGGCGATGCCGATCCGTTGCGCCTGGCCGCCGGACAGCTCGTGCGGGTACCGCTGGAGAATCGAGCGGTCCAGCTCCATGCGGTCCAGCACGGCGGCGACCCGCGCGTTCCGTTCCGCCGGGGACAGGCCAGCGGCCCGCAAAGGCTCGGCGATGGAGTCGCCGACCGGACGGCGCGGGCTCAGCGAGCCGATCGGGTCCTGGAAGACGAGCTGGGCACGGGTACGTGCGCGCCGCAGAGCCCGCCCTCGGGGGCGGGGCCGGCCCGGTTGCTTGACCAGGGCCTGCCCGGCGACGGTGACAGTGCCGGACGTGGGCGCGACAAGACCCATGATGAGCTTGGCAAGCGTGCTCTTGCCGCAGCCGCTCTCGCCCACCACGCCAAGTGTCTCGCCCGGTGCGAGCCGCAGCGTGACGCCCCGCAGCGCGTGGTGCCCGCCGGAGCCGAACCGGCTGCGATAGACCACGTGCGCGTCGTCGATCTCCAGCACGGCGGGCTTGCGGTCCGCCTCGGCCGGCTCCGCGCCGGCTTCGGCCGTTGTGGGCGACGTCGACGGCGCGCCGGCGTCCAGCGGCCGGGTCTGCGGGTGGAAGCAGGCCAGGGACCAGTCACCGCGTCCGCCGGCGAGCGGCTTGGTGGCCGGCCGCCGGGACGAACAGGTGCCGTCGGCGTGCGCGCAGCGGGCCACGAACGGGCAGTTCTCCGGTGCCTGGGTGAGCAGGGGCATGGCGCCGGGGGTGGCGACGACCGGCCGGCCGCCGACGTCCGGCACCGAGCGCAGCAACGCCCTTGTGTACGGGTGCGCGGGCTCCCGCAGCACCTGCTCGGCGGGGCCGCTCTCCACCACCGTTCCGGCGTAGAGCACCACCACCCGGTCGCAGACCTCCGCGATGGAGGCGAGGTCGTGGGAGATCAGCAGCACGCCCCGGCCGTCGGTGTCGGCGGCGTGCCGGAACTGCCGCAGGATCTCCCGGGTCAGCGTCACGTCGAGGCCGGTGGTCGGCTCGTCGGCGATCAGCAGGTCGGGGGCGCACCCGGTGGCCAGCGAGATCATCACCCGCTGGGCCATGCCGCCGGACAGCTCGTGGGCGTACGCGTCGAGCCGGCGCTGCGGGCTGCGGATGCCGACCGCCTCGAACAGCTCACGCGCCGCCTCGCGGGCCTGGGCGCCGGACATCTCCTGGTGGGTCGCGAGCCGGTCGACGAGCTGCTTGCCGATGGTGCGTGTGGGGCTGAGCGCGCCGCGCGGGTTCTGGAAGCAGATCGCCACCCCCCGCCCCCGGTGTGCGGCCAACGCCGTGTCGTCCATGCGCAGCACGTCCGACCCGTCGAAGAGCACCTGCCCGGTGGCGTGTGAACCGCCGGGGAGCAGGCCGACGATGGCGCGGGCCACCATGCTCTTGCCGCCGCCGCTCTCACCGACCAGGCCGACGACCTCGCCGGGTCGCACGCTGAAGCTCACGTTGCTGAGCGCTGCCACCTGCCGGCCGGGCCGGCGGATGAGCACGGAAAGGTTCTCGATGGACAGCATGGTCACCGCCGCTTCGCGTTCGCGCGGTCCTGCAGGCCCTCGCCCAGCAGGCTGAACCCGAGGACGCAGACGAACAGGGCCAGGCCGGGCGGGACCGAGGTCCACCACCGTCCACCGACCACGTCTGCGGCGCCCAGGCTGATCATGGCACCCCATTCCGCCTCGGGGATGCTCACACCCAGACCGAGGAAGGAGAGCCCGGCCAGGGTGAGCATCGCCCAGCCGCAGTTCAGCGGCGCGATCACCCGGACGGGAGTGAGGCTGTTGGGCAGCAGGTGCCGCCACAGCACGCCCACCGGCGACGCGCCGGAGGTGATCGCGGCGTCCACGAACGGCAACTCGCGCAGCGACCGCACCTCGGCGCGGACCAGCCGGGCGTACGCCGGGGCGTTCACCGCGGCGATCGTGATGATGAGGTTGATCGTGCCGTTGCCGAGCAGGGCGGCCACGGCGAGCGCCAGGATGAACGTGGGGAACGACTGGAAGATGTCGACCACCCGCATCAGCACGTCGTCGAGCCAGCCGCCGAAGTAGCCGGCGATCAGTCCGAGCAGGGTGCCGACGACCACCGCGAGCGCGACAGCGGCCAGGGCGATGCCCAGGTCGAGACGGGCGGCGTAGAGCATCCGGCTCCAGATGTCCATGCCGTTGCCGTCGGTGCCGAGCAGGTGGTTGCCACCCGGGGCGACAAGGGTGTTCGCCGGGTCGATCTCGGTTTCGCCCCACGGGCTCAGCAGCGGCGCGAACACCGCCACCAGCGCGACCACCGACAGGATTGTCGCCCCGGCGATGATCAGACGCCGTGCGAAACGGCTGTCCCGGTCGCCGCCCGGGACGACCACGGGCACCGTGGAGTCGCCGGTGACGGCGGTGCGCAGCTCGGCCATCAGAGCCTCACTCTCGGGTCGAGGATCGCGTGGACCACGTCGGCGATGAGGAACACCAGCACGTAGCACAACGCGATGACCAGCACCGACGCCTGCACCACCGGGTAGTCCCGGTAGAGCAGACCGCGCAGGGCCCACTGGCCGAAGCCCTGCCACGAGTACACGTACTCAACGAGCACTGTCGAGCCGATGGCGGTGCCGAAGACCAACGCGGCAAGCGACGGCAGCCGGACCAGCGTCGCCCGCATCAGATAGCCGTAGTGCAGGGTGCGGCCACGCAGGCCGTGTGCCTGCGCCGCGGCGTACGACTCGGAGTGCAGCACCTCCAGCGCGGAGGCCCGTACGCTGCGCAGCAGCGGCGCGACCACGCCGACGACGAGGGTCAGCACTGGCAGTGCCAGGTACGCCGCGGCGGAGGCGAACGCCGGTCCGTTGGCGGTGAGCACGGCGTCGACGAGGTCGGCGCCGGTGATCGGCGTGAGGTTCGTGTCGGGGTCGACGCGCCCGTTGGGTGCCGGGAACCAGCCGAGGATGCTGTAGCCGACGAGCACCAGCACCAGGCCGAGCCAGAACTCGGGTACGGAGTTGCCGGCCAGGGCGAACATCCGGACGCTGTGGTCGCCGAGCCGGTTGGCCCGTCGGGCCGACCAGACGCCGAGCACTGTCGCCACCACGAGGGCGATGGTCACGGCGATGACGACGAGTTCCAGGGTGGGCCCGATCCTCAGCGCCATCTCCGAGCCCACGGAGTTGCCGCTCTGGATGGAGGTACCGAAGTCCCCGGTGACCAATCCCCCGAGGTAGTCGAGGAACTGTTGCCACAGCGACTTGTCCAGGCCGAAGCGGACCCGGGCGGCTTCGGCGTCCTCCGCGCTGGCGTTGGGCCCGAGGATGCTGCGTACCGGGTCGCCCGGCAGCACGCGGACCAGGAGGAACGCCAGGACGACCACTCCGAGCAGAACGGGGATCAGCTGGAGCAGTCGCCTGACGACGAACCGGAAGATACGCATGGGCGGATGGCGTCCTAGGCCGACGCGCTCAGGTACCGCAGGCGGGCGAGACCGTCCATGGGCTGCACCCAACCGGCCACGGACTCCCGCACGGGCAGGTTGAAGTTCGGCTGGCAGATGACCACCCACGGCACGTCCGCGGCGAGGATCTCCTGGACCCGCTTCCAGAGCGCGTTACGGGCAGCCGTGTCGACGGTGGTGTGCGACTTCTCGTAGATCTGCTCGATCTCCGGGTTGCTGTAGTTGGAGTAGTTGAGGTTGGCGCCCTTCACGAAGCTCGTGGCGAGCATGTACTCGATGTCGTCGACCCAGAGCTGCCCGGAGGTGATCTGGAGCGGGATGTTCTTCTTGGTCCGTCGCTCGCCGAGGGTCGCGGGGTCCAGCGGGGTCAGCTTGAGCCTGATGCCCGCCTTCGCGGCCTCGCTCTGCACCTGGACGGCGATCTTCTGCTGTTCCTCGTTGTCGGACTCGAAGACCAGCTCGGAGTCCAGCGACGAACGGCCGGCGGCGGCCATCGCGGCCTTGGCCTTGTCGATGTCGTGGGCGTACGGGTAGCCGTTGTCGTCGTGTCCGGGCATGTCCAGCGGCACAGTGCTCTTGGCCGCGCGGGCGTCACCGCCGTACACGTTGCTGATGATCTGCTCGTAGGGCACGGCATAGGCGAGCGCCTTACGGATGTTCACGTCGTTGAACGGCGCCGCGGTGACAGACATCTGGATGGCGACCTGGCGGTTGCTGGGGGCCGAGATGACCTTGATGCCGGGCGTCTTCTTGAGGTCCTGGATGTCGCGCTGGCTGATGCCGAGGGCGATGTCGACGTCACCGGCCTGCAGCTGCAACCGCTGGTTGGACGCGGCCGGCACGACCGAGATCCGGATGGTCGGCGTCTTGGCCGGGTCGGGGCCCGGGTAGTCGGTGTTCGCGCTGAGCTCGATCTCCTGGCCCTGGTTGGCCTTCGTAACGTTGTAGTAGCCGCCGGTGGGCGGGTTCTTCGCGAACCACTCCTTGGCCCAGGGGTCGCTGGCGGTGGCGTGCTTCTTGGCCTCGACGGAGTCGAAGACGTACAGCGAGATCGCCTGGATCTGCCGGGTGAGGGCGCTGGGGAACGCCTGGTGGAACTCGACGGTGTAGTCGTCGACGACCTTGACCTGGTCGGCGCTCGTGAGGCCGATGGTGCGGTAGACGCCTGCCACGTTGGCCTGGGCGGCGAACGCGCGGTCCTTCGACCACTTCACGTCGGCGGCCTTCATCTCGTTGCCGCTTGCGAACTTCACGCCGCGACGCAGCTTGAGCGTCCACACCTTCTGCTCGGCGTCGGGCTGGAACGACTCGGCGAACGTCGGGGTGACGTTCTGGGTGTCGAGGATCTGGCTGCCGCTGGCGGTGGTGACCCCGTAGTCGATCAGGTACGGGAAG from Micromonospora profundi harbors:
- a CDS encoding dipeptide ABC transporter ATP-binding protein, giving the protein MLSIENLSVLIRRPGRQVAALSNVSFSVRPGEVVGLVGESGGGKSMVARAIVGLLPGGSHATGQVLFDGSDVLRMDDTALAAHRGRGVAICFQNPRGALSPTRTIGKQLVDRLATHQEMSGAQAREAARELFEAVGIRSPQRRLDAYAHELSGGMAQRVMISLATGCAPDLLIADEPTTGLDVTLTREILRQFRHAADTDGRGVLLISHDLASIAEVCDRVVVLYAGTVVESGPAEQVLREPAHPYTRALLRSVPDVGGRPVVATPGAMPLLTQAPENCPFVARCAHADGTCSSRRPATKPLAGGRGDWSLACFHPQTRPLDAGAPSTSPTTAEAGAEPAEADRKPAVLEIDDAHVVYRSRFGSGGHHALRGVTLRLAPGETLGVVGESGCGKSTLAKLIMGLVAPTSGTVTVAGQALVKQPGRPRPRGRALRRARTRAQLVFQDPIGSLSPRRPVGDSIAEPLRAAGLSPAERNARVAAVLDRMELDRSILQRYPHELSGGQAQRIGIARALVGEPNLIVFDEPTSALDVTVQAQILAVIADVAADADRASVFISHDLATVRGFADRVVVLYLGQIVEEGPVDVVFDNPRHPYTRALLGSAPRLGGTAGSDGESVELVKDLEEADAATGCPLAARCPFVTDRCRAERQELQSYGESRAACWRVPELPALIGRQAVTP
- a CDS encoding ABC transporter permease — encoded protein: MAELRTAVTGDSTVPVVVPGGDRDSRFARRLIIAGATILSVVALVAVFAPLLSPWGETEIDPANTLVAPGGNHLLGTDGNGMDIWSRMLYAARLDLGIALAAVALAVVVGTLLGLIAGYFGGWLDDVLMRVVDIFQSFPTFILALAVAALLGNGTINLIITIAAVNAPAYARLVRAEVRSLRELPFVDAAITSGASPVGVLWRHLLPNSLTPVRVIAPLNCGWAMLTLAGLSFLGLGVSIPEAEWGAMISLGAADVVGGRWWTSVPPGLALFVCVLGFSLLGEGLQDRANAKRR
- a CDS encoding ABC transporter permease, yielding MRIFRFVVRRLLQLIPVLLGVVVLAFLLVRVLPGDPVRSILGPNASAEDAEAARVRFGLDKSLWQQFLDYLGGLVTGDFGTSIQSGNSVGSEMALRIGPTLELVVIAVTIALVVATVLGVWSARRANRLGDHSVRMFALAGNSVPEFWLGLVLVLVGYSILGWFPAPNGRVDPDTNLTPITGADLVDAVLTANGPAFASAAAYLALPVLTLVVGVVAPLLRSVRASALEVLHSESYAAAQAHGLRGRTLHYGYLMRATLVRLPSLAALVFGTAIGSTVLVEYVYSWQGFGQWALRGLLYRDYPVVQASVLVIALCYVLVFLIADVVHAILDPRVRL
- a CDS encoding ABC transporter substrate-binding protein; protein product: MARSHRSGASSPALSRRGVLQLGGSVALLLATGACAADSGNKPKDGASGGPAAKTLRIAVSSYLSSWDQDFVGFDLTALMLYKNVFPYLIDYGVTTASGSQILDTQNVTPTFAESFQPDAEQKVWTLKLRRGVKFASGNEMKAADVKWSKDRAFAAQANVAGVYRTIGLTSADQVKVVDDYTVEFHQAFPSALTRQIQAISLYVFDSVEAKKHATASDPWAKEWFAKNPPTGGYYNVTKANQGQEIELSANTDYPGPDPAKTPTIRISVVPAASNQRLQLQAGDVDIALGISQRDIQDLKKTPGIKVISAPSNRQVAIQMSVTAAPFNDVNIRKALAYAVPYEQIISNVYGGDARAAKSTVPLDMPGHDDNGYPYAHDIDKAKAAMAAAGRSSLDSELVFESDNEEQQKIAVQVQSEAAKAGIRLKLTPLDPATLGERRTKKNIPLQITSGQLWVDDIEYMLATSFVKGANLNYSNYSNPEIEQIYEKSHTTVDTAARNALWKRVQEILAADVPWVVICQPNFNLPVRESVAGWVQPMDGLARLRYLSASA